From a region of the Rhipicephalus microplus isolate Deutch F79 chromosome X, USDA_Rmic, whole genome shotgun sequence genome:
- the LOC119182754 gene encoding ubiquitin-conjugating enzyme E2 Z, whose protein sequence is MDIYALLIPGVIIVPDERDVTRIHGILLGPVGTPYECGFFRFVLKCPPPFPAKQPLVELPTTDEGRVRFTPNLNEDGMICLYLLETWSGPMWNSSEHNLRTGRLDEGGAVNDYLHHETLRVAVCDEVEDALDPGSSYSPELRKFVLMTFLKSYKAHLRTVRLHMRRMVREGSDPFGDRTTRCDYDFDLIRLECLYESLLELSESTSFDSAVD, encoded by the exons ATGGACATCTACGCTCTGCTCATTCCCGGAGTCATCATCGTACCGGATGAGAGGGACGTGACCAGAATCCACGGCATATTACTGGGGCCTGTGGGCACGCCTTATGAATGTGGCTTCTTCCGGTTTGTTCTCAAGTGCCCACCCCCCTTCCCGGCTAAGCAACCTCTCGTCGAGCTTCCGACTACCGACGAAGGACGAGTACGGTTCACGCCGAACCTCAATGAAGACGGCATGATATGCCTCTATCTGCTGGAGACGTGGTCGGGACCAATGTGGAACTCTTCTGAGCACAACCTGAGGAC GGGCCGACTGGACGAGGGTGGAGCAGTTAACGACTACCTGCACCATGAGACCCTCAGGGTGGCCGTGTGCGATGAGGTCGAGGACGCCCTGGATCCAGGCTCGTCGTACTCGCCCGAGCTCAGGAAATTCGTCCTTATGACGTTCCTGAAGTCCTACAAGGCGCATTTGCGCACTGTACGGCTCCATATGCGACGCATGGTTCGGGAAGGGAGCGATCCGTTCGGAGACCGCACGACCAGGTGCGATTATGACTTCGATTTGATCCGACTGGAGTGCTTGTACGAGAGTTTGTTGGAGCTCAGCGAGAGTACATCCTTCGACAGCGCAGTCGATTGA